Within the Microbacterium sp. 1S1 genome, the region CACGACCTCGAACCCGTACTCCGCGGCGATCTCGTCCGCGCCCTCCTTCGAGGTGACGAAGCCCTGCACGCCGAGCGCCCTCCAGGCGTCGGCGTGCACGCGCGAGATCCCGCCCGCGCCGATGAGTCCGACCTTCAACGTGCTCACTGCTTCTCCTCGGTGTGGTCGCCGGCCGCGGGGTCGTGCGGCAGGGGGTGATCGGCGGGGCGGGCATGTCCTCGATGCCGTAGATGTCGTCCGGATGCCGCTGGAACGCATGCACGACGGCGCCGTGCGCGGCTGCTTCGGCTCCCAGCCGCGCCTCGGCGACGGGGACCTGGAACGGCAGGCCGAGATGCCCGGGCAGAGCGGCGCGCAGGGGGTCGAGGAGCTGCTCGTGTGCGGCCGAGAGTCCGCCGCCGATCACGACCATCGCGGGGTCGACCGTCATGATGAGGGTCGCGATCCCATGCGCGAGCTCGTCGATGAAGTCGTCGAGTTCCGCCCTGGCAGCCGGTTCTCCGGCGCGGGCGAGCGCGAACACCTCGGCGGCGGTCGGCGCGGCGCGCCAGGAGATCTGCCCTGTCTCGCTGTTCAGACCGCGGAACGCGAGACGGCCGATGTCTCCCGCCGCGTTGTGGATGCCGCGCCGCGGACGGCCGCCGAGGATGAGGCCCATGGCGATGCGGTTGCCGACCGAGAGGTAGATGACGTCGTCGACGAGCTGCGCGACGCCGAGGTGGTGCTCCGCGACGGCCGCGAGCCGCACGCCGTTGTCGACGGCCACGGGGCAGCCGAACGCCTGGCGCAGCTGCGAGCCGATGTCGATGCCGGACCACTCCGGGATCACGACCGACGTGGTCACGCGCCCGGCATCGTCGACGATGCCGGGCAGTGAGACGCCGATCGCGCGCAGGGGCGTCCGCGGCAGGGGAAGCGCGTCGAGGGTGTGCCGCACCTGGTCGATGACCGCGGCGAGTTTGGCCGGTCCGTCCGGCTGCTCGGCGACGCCCGGGAAGGCGCGCTGGGCGATGACGACGCCCGCGAGATCCGCGATCACGACCCGCACGCTCGCGACGCCGATGTCCACGCCGACCACGACACCGGCGGCGGCGTGGAACGAGTATCGCCGTGCGGGGCGACCCGCGCCGCCGCCGTTCTGCGCCGGGGCGTCGATGAGGAGCCCGGAGTCGGACAGCACCGTCACCGCGTTCTCGACGGAGGTGCGGGAGACCTCCAGTGAGCGGGAGAGGTCGCTGACGGTCGCCGGCCCGGCGTCGCGCAGCCGGAGTGCGGACCGCGCCACGATCGAGAGCGGACTGGTCGCGCCCATCGGGTCCCTCCTTCGTCTCCGCCGTTGGTGCGATCAAATTAGCACACCCGATTCTCAGATCGGGGTTTGTTGTTCACCGCCGAGAAACACGGGGGAAACACGGCTCTGGGAACTTGTGCTTGACGAATTATCCAAAGCCAATGTCATAATGAACCGTACTCAGCACGGTTTACGCAAAGGAGCACCATGCGCGTCAGCAAGATCACCGGCGTCGTCGCGGGAGTCGCGGCCGCCACCCTGTTGGCCGGATGTTCGGCCGGCGGAGGCAACACCGCAGAGGGCGAGCAGGAAATCACGGTCTGGCTCTACCCCGTCATCGCCGACGAGGCGGTGCACAAGGACTTCTGGGACTCGACCATCGAGGCGTTCGAGAAGGAGAACGAGAACGTCACCGTGAAGTACGAGATCTTCCCGTGGGCGAACCGCGACGAGGCCCTGCAGACGGCGATCGCCGCCGGCAAGGGACCGGACGTCGTCTACCTCATCCCTGATCAGCTCGCGGCGTACGAGAAGTCGATCGCCCCCCTCAACGACCTGCTCAGCGAGGAGCGCCAGGGCGACCTGCTCCCGAACGTCAAGGAGTCCGTCACGCTCGGCGGCGACATCCTCGGCGCCCCGATCCTCACCAGCGCACAGCCCCTCATCTGCAACGCCGCGGCGTTCGAGGCCGCCGGGGTGACCGAGTACCCGGAGACGTGGGACGACATCGCCGAGATGGCCCCGGCCTTCGTCGACAAGGGCATGTACGCCCTCAACTACCCGGCGTCCGCCGAGAACACCCTCAACCTCACCTACTACCCGCTGCTGTGGCAGGCCGGCGGTGAGGTCTACACCGAGGACGGCGAGGTCGGCTTCGACAGCAAGGCCGGCGAAGAGGCCCTCACCTTCCTGACCGACCTGGCCGAGGAGGGCGCGCTCGACCCGGAGGCCCTCACGACCAATGTCCCGCTGGAGCAGACCGCCATCGCGCAGGGCAAGGTCGCCTGCACCTGGAACAACGCCGTGACCGAGGTCGCACCGTTCTGGGGCGAGGAGAACGTCAAGGTCCTCGCGCCCCTGACCGACGAGGAGTCCGTGGCCTACGGCACCGTCGGCTCGCTGTCCGTGCTCAAGGGTTCGAAGGCCCCCGAGGCCGCGGCCGCGTTCGCGGAGTTCGCGACCGGCGCCGACGTCGTCGAGCCCTACCTCAAGGCCGCCGGCTTCTTCTCGGCGCTCAGCACGACCGAGCCCCTGTACGCCGACGACCCGCTGCTCGGCGAGGTCGAGAAGTACGTCCCCGACACCACGGTGGGTGAGCTCGACGCCAGCTCCCGCGCGCTCATGGGCGTGCTCTCGCCGGAGATCCAGGCCGCCCTGCTCGGCCAGAAGTCCCCGGCCGACGCCCTGAAGGACGCCGCGGCCGCCGCAGCCCCGCTGCTGCAGAAGTGACATCCAGGGGGCGTGCGGGTACCCGCCGCACGCCCCCTCTCTCCGCCCCCCACGTGAGGAATCGACAATGACGACGGCCACCACGGCGCCGAAGCCCGCAGGACGGGTCACCCGGGTGCTCGCCCGACGGGAAGCGCGCGTCGCGTTCCTGTTCGTGCTCCCCGCCTTCCTGCTGTTCATCGCCTTCCGCTTCGGCCCGAGCATCGCGGGTGTGGCGCTGAGCTTCTTCGACTACGACATCTCCGGCGAGATCGCCTGGCGCGGCCTGGACCACTTCCAGCGGCTGGTCGCCGACCCGCTGTTCTGGCGGGCGCTGGGGACCACCCTCATCTACACGGTCTTCGCGGTGCCGATCGCGCTCGTGCTGTCGACGATCATGGCCCTCGGCGTGCGCCGCGCCTTCCGCGGCGCTCGGTTCTTCCGCTCGATCTTCTTCCTCCCCGTCATCACCTCGCTCGTGCTGGCCGGCTCGATTTTCGTCTGGATCTTCTCCGCGAACGGCCCCTGGTCCGCGCTGATGACCCCGCTCGGCCTCGGCGGCTCCTGGCTCGGCAGCACCGTGCTCGTGATCCCGGCGATCGTCGTGGTGGGCGTCTGGTCCCGGTTCGGCTACGGGATGATGATCCTCATCGCCGCCCTGCAGGACGTGCCGCGCGAGCTGGAGGAGGCGGCGCTGGTCGACGGCGCGAACGCCTGGCAGCGCTTCCGGTGGATCATCCTCCCGCACCTGCGCCCGACCTTCTTCTTCCTCGCGGTGATCGAGACGACGGCCGCCTTCCAGGTCTTCGACGTCATCTACGTGATGACCCAGGGCGGACCGGCGAACGCCAGCTACTCGCTCGTCTACATGCTCTACGACCAGGGCTTCCGCTACTTCGACTACGGCTACGCGGCCGCGGTGGGCGTGGCCCTGTTCATCATGACCCTCGTGGTCGCCCTCATCCAGCGCCTCGTGATCGGAAAGCAGAAATGACCGCCCTCCTGCAGCCGCCGACGCAGACGACGCCGCCGGCCCCGCGTCCCGCCGCGCGGAAGCGCCGCTCGTTCCGCGCGCTCGAGCCGACCGGCTGGGGCATCGCCGTCCGCTGGATCTGGCTGAGTCTCGCCGGCATCCTCAGCTTCTTCCCCTTCTACGCGATGGTCGTGCTGAGCCTGAAGCCGGGCATGGTCGTCGAGCTCCCGGGCTCCCTGCTCCCCTGGAACGACATCTCCTTCGAGGCGTACGAGCAGGTGCTCGGCGGACAGAACATCCTCGTGTGGCTGTTCAACACGCTCGTCTACTCGCTCGTGTCGGTCGTGGCCGTGCTCTTCCTCTCCGCACTCGCCGGATACGCCTTCGCCAAGAAGCGCTTCCGCGGCAAGGAGGTCATGTTCTGGTCGTTCCTCGCGATGGTCATGGTGCCGTTCCACGTGACGCTGATCCCGACGTTCATCCTCATGGCGAACCTCGGCGGCATCGACACCTACTGGGGCCTCATCCTGCCCACGCTCGCGAACGCGCAGGCCGTCTTCCTCATGCGCCAGTTCATCCAGGGTCTTCCCGACGAGCTGTTCGAGGCCGCCCGCATCGACGGCGCCGGCGAGTTCCGCATCTTCCTGCGGATCGTGCTCCCGCTGTGCAAGCCGATCCTCGCGACGCTCGGGATCTTCGTCTTCCTGTGGCACTGGAACGACTTCCTGTGGCCGCTCATCATCGCCAAGTCCAACTCGATGTTCACCCTCAGCGTGGGCATCTCGTCGCTGCAGCAGCAGGATGTGCCGCTCAGCACCATGCTCGCCGGCTCCGTCGTGGCGCTGCTGCCGATCTTCCTCGCGTACCTCATCGCTCAGCGGTACGTGCAGGAGGGCGTCACCGGCACCGGGATCAAGGGCTGAGAAGAAGGGAACCGCACGACAATGACGCAGTACGCATTCGCCTCCGAGGCCGAACTCGAGGAGGCGCTGGCCACCCCGAGCGACGGGCTCGTGGCCGACCTCGCCCGGGGGTCGGGAGACCTCGTGATCCTCGGCGCGGGCGGCAAGATGGGACCGACCCTGGCGATGCTCGCCCGACGCGGCCTGGATGCCGCCGGTCGCACGGGCGACACGGTGTACGCGGTCTCCCGCTTCGGCGACGCCGCCATCCGTGAACGCCTCGAGGCCGCGGGGGTCCGCGTCGTGCCGTTCGACCTCATCGAGAACGACGACCTCTCCGGCCTCCCCGACGCCCCCAACGTGGTGTTCATGGTGGGCGCGAAGTTCGGTGCGGCGACCAACGCCTCCTGGGCCTGGGAGGTCAACGCGGCTCTTCCCGACCGCATCGCCCGGCGCTACCGCGACAGCGCGATCTCGGTGCTCTCCACCGGGAACGTCTACCCGTTCGTCCCCGCCTCGTCCGGGGGCGCCGCCGAGGAGACCACGCCTGCCCCGATCGGCGAGTACGCCCAGTCCTGCCTCGGCCGGGAGCGCGTGTTCGAGTTCGGTGCTCAGGAGCGCGGCACGAAGGTCGCGATCATCCGTTTGAACTATGCCGTCGACCTCCGCTACGGGGTACTCGCCGACATCGGCAGCGCGGTGCACGCGGGGGAACCCGTCTCGGTCGCCACCGCCAACGTCAACGTGATCTGGCAGGGCTACGCGAACGAGGTCGTGCTGCGCAGCCTCGTGCACGCGTCCACCGACCCCTTCGTCATCAACCTCACCGGTCCCGAGCTGCTCAGCGTCTCCTCGATCGCCCGCCGCTTCGGCGCGCTGTTCGAGCGCGATGTCGAGATCGTCGACGAGCCGCAGCCGACCGCGCTGCTCAGCGACGCCCGGCGCTGCATGGCCCTGTTCGGCTACCCGTCGGTCTCCGCCGAGGAGCTGATCGGCATGCAGGCCGACTGGATCCGCGACGGGCTGCCGATGATCGCCAAGCCCACCAAGTGGGCCGTGCGGGACGGGAAGTTCTGATGGCCGACTCCGCTGGGCGGACGGCGACCGTGCCGTCGCTGCGTCCTGAGGCCGCCGCGACCCTGGCCCGCGGCGCCGTGATCCCGGCGCACCCGCTCGCCCTCACCGCCGCGCGCACGCTCGACGAGCGGCGACAGAGGGCCCTGTCCCGCTACTATCTCGACGCCGGCGCCGGCGGCCTCGCCGTCGGCGTGCACACGACGCAGTTCGAGATCCGCGACCCGGAGCACGCGCTCTTCGAGCCGGTGCTCGCCCTGGCCGCGGAGGAGATGGACGCCCGTGGCGATGCGACCCTCGTGCGCATCGCCGGAGTGGCGGGCGACACGGCCCAGGCGGTCGCCGAGGCGGAGCTCGCCCGCTCCCTCGGCTACGACGCCGTGCTGGTGAGTCCCCGCGTCGCGGGTGCGGACGAGCGTGCCCTGCTCGACCGCGCCCGCGCCGTCGGCGAGGTGCTGCCGCTGGTCGGCTTCTACCTGCAGACCGCGATCGGCGGTCCCGTGCTCGACCGCGAGTTCTGGCGGGAGTTCGCCGCGATCCCGTCGGTCGTCGCCGTGAAGGCCGCGCCGTTCGACCGCTACCGCACGCTGGAGCTGGTGCGGGGCGTGGCCGCCTCGGGGCGTGCCGACGAGATCGCGCTGTATACCGGCAACGACGACGCGAT harbors:
- a CDS encoding ABC transporter substrate-binding protein — its product is MRVSKITGVVAGVAAATLLAGCSAGGGNTAEGEQEITVWLYPVIADEAVHKDFWDSTIEAFEKENENVTVKYEIFPWANRDEALQTAIAAGKGPDVVYLIPDQLAAYEKSIAPLNDLLSEERQGDLLPNVKESVTLGGDILGAPILTSAQPLICNAAAFEAAGVTEYPETWDDIAEMAPAFVDKGMYALNYPASAENTLNLTYYPLLWQAGGEVYTEDGEVGFDSKAGEEALTFLTDLAEEGALDPEALTTNVPLEQTAIAQGKVACTWNNAVTEVAPFWGEENVKVLAPLTDEESVAYGTVGSLSVLKGSKAPEAAAAFAEFATGADVVEPYLKAAGFFSALSTTEPLYADDPLLGEVEKYVPDTTVGELDASSRALMGVLSPEIQAALLGQKSPADALKDAAAAAAPLLQK
- a CDS encoding dihydrodipicolinate synthase family protein produces the protein MADSAGRTATVPSLRPEAAATLARGAVIPAHPLALTAARTLDERRQRALSRYYLDAGAGGLAVGVHTTQFEIRDPEHALFEPVLALAAEEMDARGDATLVRIAGVAGDTAQAVAEAELARSLGYDAVLVSPRVAGADERALLDRARAVGEVLPLVGFYLQTAIGGPVLDREFWREFAAIPSVVAVKAAPFDRYRTLELVRGVAASGRADEIALYTGNDDAIVADLLSEFHVDSPSGRRTLRFVGGLLGQWAVGTHAAVALLERVHRALAGDADAYREVGRRASDMVDVNQAVFDPGNDFHGVIAGVHEMLRQQGLLEGIWCLDPAEGLSPGQAEEIARVRRAYPELNDDAFIAENLEAWLR
- a CDS encoding carbohydrate ABC transporter permease; the encoded protein is MTALLQPPTQTTPPAPRPAARKRRSFRALEPTGWGIAVRWIWLSLAGILSFFPFYAMVVLSLKPGMVVELPGSLLPWNDISFEAYEQVLGGQNILVWLFNTLVYSLVSVVAVLFLSALAGYAFAKKRFRGKEVMFWSFLAMVMVPFHVTLIPTFILMANLGGIDTYWGLILPTLANAQAVFLMRQFIQGLPDELFEAARIDGAGEFRIFLRIVLPLCKPILATLGIFVFLWHWNDFLWPLIIAKSNSMFTLSVGISSLQQQDVPLSTMLAGSVVALLPIFLAYLIAQRYVQEGVTGTGIKG
- a CDS encoding carbohydrate ABC transporter permease, whose product is MTTATTAPKPAGRVTRVLARREARVAFLFVLPAFLLFIAFRFGPSIAGVALSFFDYDISGEIAWRGLDHFQRLVADPLFWRALGTTLIYTVFAVPIALVLSTIMALGVRRAFRGARFFRSIFFLPVITSLVLAGSIFVWIFSANGPWSALMTPLGLGGSWLGSTVLVIPAIVVVGVWSRFGYGMMILIAALQDVPRELEEAALVDGANAWQRFRWIILPHLRPTFFFLAVIETTAAFQVFDVIYVMTQGGPANASYSLVYMLYDQGFRYFDYGYAAAVGVALFIMTLVVALIQRLVIGKQK
- a CDS encoding NAD-dependent epimerase/dehydratase family protein; the encoded protein is MTQYAFASEAELEEALATPSDGLVADLARGSGDLVILGAGGKMGPTLAMLARRGLDAAGRTGDTVYAVSRFGDAAIRERLEAAGVRVVPFDLIENDDLSGLPDAPNVVFMVGAKFGAATNASWAWEVNAALPDRIARRYRDSAISVLSTGNVYPFVPASSGGAAEETTPAPIGEYAQSCLGRERVFEFGAQERGTKVAIIRLNYAVDLRYGVLADIGSAVHAGEPVSVATANVNVIWQGYANEVVLRSLVHASTDPFVINLTGPELLSVSSIARRFGALFERDVEIVDEPQPTALLSDARRCMALFGYPSVSAEELIGMQADWIRDGLPMIAKPTKWAVRDGKF